The following proteins come from a genomic window of bacterium:
- the purD gene encoding phosphoribosylamine--glycine ligase: MKVLVVGSGGREHALVWKLSKSNSVSGIYCAPGNGGISALADCIDIAANDIEGLLAFAKKEKIDFTVVGPEAPLVSGIVDIFEKEGLHIFGPVSQGAKLEGSKAFSKIFMRKHGIPTAEFQIFDNSDEAADYIRGKKYPLVVKADGLAAGKGVFVCASAAEAEEAAGLIMKKGIFGKAGREIVVEECLKGEEASILAFCDGNTIMPMDSSQDHKRIFDGDKGPNTGGMGAYSPAPVITGDLMKVIDEKILQRTIRGLKKEGIKYKGVIYAGIMVTDKGPMVLEYNVRFGDPETQPLLMRMKTDLMEVIKAVSAGDLNKIKLEWDDRAAVCVVMASGGYPGRYDKGFEVTGLEKAGGINDVFVFHAGTRRKDGRILTSGGRVIGVTALGNNIEKAVEKAYNAAGLIKFEGVFFRKDIGHNALAK; this comes from the coding sequence ATGAAAGTACTTGTAGTCGGTTCAGGCGGCAGAGAACATGCCCTGGTATGGAAACTGTCAAAAAGTAATTCTGTTTCCGGTATTTACTGCGCCCCGGGCAACGGGGGTATAAGCGCGCTTGCCGATTGTATTGACATTGCCGCAAATGATATAGAAGGTCTTCTTGCTTTTGCAAAAAAAGAAAAAATCGATTTTACGGTTGTTGGCCCGGAAGCCCCTCTTGTTTCCGGGATAGTCGATATTTTTGAGAAAGAAGGACTGCATATTTTTGGGCCGGTGTCGCAGGGCGCAAAGCTCGAAGGAAGTAAAGCATTCTCGAAAATTTTTATGAGAAAACACGGTATTCCCACGGCCGAATTTCAAATCTTCGATAATTCAGATGAGGCAGCGGATTATATCCGCGGTAAAAAATATCCGCTTGTCGTAAAAGCTGACGGGCTTGCCGCGGGCAAAGGGGTTTTTGTATGTGCTTCAGCAGCCGAAGCCGAAGAAGCCGCCGGGCTTATAATGAAAAAAGGAATATTCGGTAAGGCAGGCAGAGAGATTGTAGTGGAAGAATGCCTGAAAGGGGAGGAAGCTTCCATCCTTGCTTTTTGCGATGGGAATACGATTATGCCCATGGATTCTTCGCAGGACCATAAAAGAATTTTCGATGGCGATAAAGGTCCTAATACGGGGGGGATGGGAGCCTATAGCCCCGCTCCCGTAATTACCGGAGACCTGATGAAAGTCATTGATGAGAAAATCTTACAGAGAACCATCCGCGGCTTGAAAAAAGAAGGAATAAAGTATAAAGGAGTTATTTATGCGGGTATAATGGTTACGGATAAGGGCCCTATGGTTTTGGAATACAATGTAAGGTTCGGAGATCCGGAAACACAGCCGTTGCTTATGAGGATGAAGACGGACCTGATGGAAGTGATAAAAGCGGTGTCTGCGGGAGATTTGAATAAAATAAAACTTGAATGGGATGACAGAGCCGCAGTTTGTGTGGTTATGGCTTCGGGAGGTTATCCGGGCAGGTATGATAAAGGGTTTGAAGTAACGGGGCTTGAAAAAGCCGGCGGCATCAACGATGTTTTTGTGTTTCATGCCGGGACAAGGAGAAAAGACGGCAGGATTCTGACAAGCGGCGGAAGGGTGATTGGCGTTACGGCCCTTGGAAATAATATAGAAAAAGCCGTAGAAAAAGCTTACAACGCGGCCGGACTGATAAAATTTGAAGGCGTATTTTTCAGAAAAGATATAGGCCATAATGCTTTGGCAAAATAA
- the purH gene encoding bifunctional phosphoribosylaminoimidazolecarboxamide formyltransferase/IMP cyclohydrolase gives MKKVERALLSVYDKTGIAEFARELRGLGVEIISTGGTARLLKEEGIPITNISDYTGFPEMLDGRVKTLHPKVHAGLLALRNNESHKKQMKNAGFGYIDLVVVNLYPFEQTISKNNVTLEEAIENIDIGGPSMLRSAAKNYRDVAVVVNPSKYELVLKELKENKNTLSEELKMRLAVEVFQTTSRYDALISSYLKKVSSAITDSLPGELSISCVKKQNLRYGENPHQKAAFFEDYAFEKSEPSVIGAKQLHGKELSFNNIIDLNAALEIVKEFTEPFAVIIKHTNPCGAAVSGDICSAYKKALETDPLSAFGSIVGFNRGLDEAAAVEISKLFVEAVICPSYTKEALGILEKKKNIRILEIANLTDWYKNKIYSGFDLKKVTGGVLVQDRDVKEVTEKDIRVVTKKKPTEKQVEDMLFAWKIVKHVKSNAIVYVKDNQTIGIGAGQMSRVDSSKIAVMKAQKGLKGSVMASDAFLPFRDNIDTAAAANISAIIQPGGSVKDQEVIDACNEHDMAMVFTGVRHFKH, from the coding sequence ATGAAAAAAGTTGAAAGAGCTTTGTTAAGTGTATACGACAAAACAGGAATAGCCGAATTTGCGAGGGAGCTGCGCGGACTGGGTGTGGAGATAATATCCACCGGCGGCACGGCGCGGCTCCTTAAAGAAGAAGGAATTCCCATTACAAATATTTCCGATTACACGGGATTTCCCGAGATGCTGGACGGGAGGGTAAAAACCCTGCACCCGAAAGTGCACGCCGGGCTCCTTGCCCTGAGAAATAATGAAAGCCACAAAAAACAGATGAAAAACGCCGGCTTCGGATATATAGACCTTGTTGTTGTTAACCTGTATCCCTTTGAACAGACCATTTCCAAAAACAATGTTACTCTTGAGGAAGCCATCGAAAATATTGATATCGGCGGGCCTTCAATGCTCAGGTCAGCCGCCAAAAATTACAGGGATGTTGCCGTTGTGGTGAACCCGTCGAAATATGAATTAGTGCTGAAAGAGCTCAAAGAAAACAAGAATACGTTATCGGAAGAACTGAAAATGAGGCTGGCAGTGGAAGTTTTCCAGACCACTTCCAGATATGATGCCCTTATATCCAGTTACCTTAAGAAAGTTTCTTCCGCTATCACCGACAGCCTCCCCGGCGAACTTTCCATTTCATGCGTGAAGAAACAGAATCTGAGATACGGCGAGAATCCCCATCAGAAAGCGGCATTTTTTGAAGACTATGCTTTTGAAAAATCTGAACCGTCTGTGATAGGCGCGAAACAGCTTCATGGAAAAGAATTGTCGTTCAACAATATTATAGACCTTAATGCCGCGCTTGAAATAGTCAAAGAATTTACCGAGCCTTTTGCCGTTATCATAAAACATACGAATCCGTGCGGGGCGGCCGTATCCGGCGATATTTGTTCAGCGTATAAGAAAGCCCTTGAGACAGACCCCCTTTCGGCGTTCGGAAGCATAGTCGGTTTTAACAGGGGACTTGATGAGGCCGCCGCAGTTGAGATCTCAAAGCTTTTTGTAGAAGCGGTTATCTGCCCTTCCTATACAAAAGAAGCTCTGGGTATCCTTGAAAAGAAAAAAAACATAAGGATTCTCGAGATTGCGAATCTGACTGACTGGTACAAGAATAAGATTTATTCCGGTTTTGACCTCAAAAAGGTGACAGGGGGAGTCCTTGTGCAGGACAGGGATGTGAAAGAAGTGACAGAAAAAGATATAAGAGTGGTAACAAAGAAAAAACCTACAGAGAAACAGGTTGAAGATATGCTTTTTGCATGGAAAATCGTCAAGCATGTTAAGTCCAATGCCATTGTTTATGTTAAAGATAATCAGACGATTGGCATCGGAGCAGGTCAGATGTCCAGGGTCGATTCATCGAAGATAGCCGTGATGAAGGCTCAGAAAGGATTGAAAGGCAGTGTTATGGCGTCAGATGCTTTCTTGCCGTTCAGGGATAACATTGATACCGCCGCCGCCGCGAATATTTCTGCGATAATACAACCCGGAGGTTCGGTGAAGGACCAGGAAGTCATAGACGCCTGCAATGAGCATGACATGGCGATGGTCTTTACGGGCGTAAGGCATTTTAAGCATTAA